DNA from Colletotrichum higginsianum IMI 349063 chromosome 7 map unlocalized unitig_7, whole genome shotgun sequence:
ctctcGTCCCCCTTACCCGGAACCTCTCTGCCTTGCTTTCTCACTCTGACAATGCTTACGACACACAGAAAACTTCGACAGCGTTTAACCTGAAGCTTTGATAGCGGGATCACGGCACTGGCCCACTCCTTCTTATTGGACAATTCATCGTTAACCCGCCTGTCTCTTCCAGCtgcgcccccgccgcccgcccgctCTTTCTCCCTGGGACGGGGTCCTCTCTGCTTCCTCCTTCCCGAGTTCCCCCATCCTATCCCGTCTGCTTCACTCTTGTTGTTCCCTCCCATCTCTCGGCGCTACTATTTCGTTtatccctccccccttcagTGAGGTGCCAGCCGGTAAGTTGTGTTTACCTAACCTAaccttacctaggtaccttgcCTACCCTACCTTAGTCTCCCGACTCCCGTGTCCCGCCCCATTCCAGCCAGTCCCGTCCTGTGTGGCCGCGCCCCGTTTGGTCCACCGTCCCCCGTACAAATCCCAAAACAAAACCCGATTCCAAccctcctcaacctcgtcttcCCCCCGTCATTCTTGGCTTTGCCGCCTTGTTCGTCCCCCTCTCGATCAACAATTCTCTCGCACATCTTTCCGTCGAAGCTTGCTCTATTCaagctccagctcctgcCCGTTACTGCTACCTGAGGCATTCCTTGCCGGGCCCTTACCGGttgccaccaccaccatctcaTAAGGTGCTGCTTCGCCATGAACTAACCAACTCTCAAATTCCAGAATCCCTCTTGTTACACTCCGAGGCTCTCCAGCCTTCACGTCTCACACACGCTCCGGTGGCCAACCATTTCACGTTATCATCTTTCTTGACGGGGGAGAAAGGGGGCCGCAACCAAAAAGAATCCAGCTCGCTCTTGTGGGATCATCCATCTTGGCCCCGGTGACATTCTCGCCATGGCGCATGCCCAGGATTCTCAAGAGCCCCATAAACGGAAACGGGACGCAGACGACAGCGGCGCGCAGCCTGCCCATTCTGATCGCATTCCCcagcctcctccgcctcagTCAGGTATGTGCGGTGCGccagtgtgtgtgtgaacCAAGGCCGAAACCTTGCAACAAAACCAAAAAGAAAGAACAAGAGCAAACCCATGCGCGGGAAAACATGAGCCGTCGATCTCGTCCATCAACTgcatcttgtcgtcgtcgtcgtcgtcgtcgcgcccGGAGGCAATCGAGGTTAGACTCGCCATTGATCCCTCGCCCCGGCCTGCCAGCCAGCGCCGCCCGCACTTTGTTTTCTATCCTACCCCCCTCCAACTCCGTCCTTCAGTCGTCTCTATCCGTCTGCATCGCAGCTCGTTATTGCGGCTCTGTTCAAGCCACTTGGCAACGCTTAAACCGTCTTGCCATGGAATAATACCCCCACCGGTCTCACCTGCTCGCacttcgtctcgtctcggcTATCCGTTGAACGATTGCTAATTATTAACTCGAAAGGCAATGCATCCATCATCAACTACCTCTCCAAAGCCAGCGCTTGCAGGCTCAAGCTGATACAAGGAGAACCTGAAACATTCTCTGACGTGCTTGGCCTTTTAAATCAATATGAAGGTATGGTTTCCCTTTATTTGACCCGTGCGAACGGAATGGAACGTCAGGCTCAATCATCGACGACAGGAGTTCTCAACAGACACGAGAGTCTCGCGGCCAACCTGGGCGCCAAGCTGACGGGTCCTCGTCTGCTAAAGGCGATGGAAGGAGCCTTTGAGGGCCCAATCATCACCAACCCACCGCCTGCCTATGGCACAGCGCCTGTGGGCTGGCTGGACATAGTCACATTCGCCAAGACGAACCCCGACAAGTTTGTCCTGACGACGGGTCATGACGGTGAACGCACCTGCCAGTTCTACCTCAATGGGTTGCAGGTCCAGATTCTGGAAGACGACTGGCGCCTAATCATGAACGGCGCGTTGGACAGGTTTTCCAGCGTGTCGACGGCCCCTttggaagaagacgagacgGCAGAAGTGGCGACGCTTGAGATCGTGGAGCAGCGACTGCAGGTTCtcatcaagaaggccgaTGAAATCGCCAAGAGGGCGCGTCAACTGAACTACCACTTGAGCGGCCGGAGGGCCGGCATCAACTCAcgccatggcggccagcAGGGGAGCAGCTCCGCATTTCAGTCTGTCAACCATGTCAGAGGGCATGTTCCTCACGGCTCTGGCTATGACCTACACGCCGACCTTCTTCAGCAGTTTCTGTCGTCTTCCCAGGCTTACCCTCCTCGAGTTCCGTCCAGCGCTGGGCTCGAGACAGCACATTCGACTGGCCAACACACGCCACCTGCAACAAATCCTCATCCGCACTCACTTCCATTGCAAGGCCGCCCGGCTGTCATGCATACCCCTGTTGTACCGCAGCGAGACTCGTCATATGACCCGTCATCGGCGCACAGAGGTATCATCACGGCAAGAATAGAAAAACTGAACAAGGGCGACCAAATTTGGCCACCATGCGACCGCTGTCGCAGACTCAAGTCTCCATGCATCAAACATCTCACGGCCTGTCAGGGCTGCACCAAGAAACATGCAAAGTGTGGATGGAAAACCATTACCGAGGAAGAGATTGCCTGGCTCAATCGCGAGGCGAGTAGCAGTACCGACGAAGCACACGCCGAACAGAGCCCGGTGCACCAAGCACCGGTGAGGTTGCTGCGATATGACCCAACACAAGACGACGGTCGATCCAATGAGGCGCCGCCGGTCTCTAAGAATCTTATGCCAGGAGGAGATGCATCTCGGCCAGCCAGTAGAGGGCAACAAGACCACCACCAACGATCGCCTTTAGACCAGGGGTCTCGCAGCAGAACAAGCAGCTTCATGGACGTGGAGCATGAGCCTCCGCCCCCGAACCAGAAGGCATGGATGTTAGAGCCGCAGCGTGGAGAGCAGCTCCCCAGTATCAAGAGAGACTTGTTGCTCAGTCACATGGCGTCAGCGGCAACAGCCGCTGCTGATGCTCGCGATGCCAACTCAACGACATCTGCAAGCAGCATGGCTGGACGATAGCCAAACATGAATTGGGTGGAGGACGAACGTGGTAAATGACGGTTTGGACCGCCTTAGCAACACATAGTCTCAGAAGAGAGGGACCAACGGAAAGGCTTCGAGAGAGCGTATCAAGTGCGTATGCGATGTATATAGTGTGCGTATGTGCGAAAtaatgtgtgtgtgtgtgtgtgtgtgtgtgtgcgcgcgcgcgcgcgcattGCGAGGTGCGCCTGAGCCAAATTAAAAAAAACTCACATGATGATAGGTACCATTTTTGGTTTGTAGGTGATCTCATGTGCGGTTGCTTGATATGCTGTTGCTACACCAGCAAAGAGTACCTACTCCCGATTGCCCACTGACATGAGCATGAGAAGCCATATGAAGCACGGACCAAATCAAGCACCACCTTGGTGGGAACTTGACAGGTAAGAGTGGGTCGCGCACGGTCCAGTCTGACGACCTGAGAGGCCGTAGCGCCGGCCGCCTGGCGCGTTCTCTTATCGAAGCAAtgagaaaaaaaagttgCCCACGTCTCTCCTATCATCATCCATGACGAGTTGCTCTCTCACCTCCCACGACATGATCTCAACCTAAAAGTCCTCGTTCCATAGACAACGACATCTGTCGCAAACCGCCATTCTCTTAGCATTCTCAGTCGATGTTGCTTCAGAGCCCGGTCTCTTTCGTCATCCCTTCGCATCCGCGCTTAGCCTTTTCCCTCTGATCCAGCTGGTCCCCTTTCTCTGTCGCCACTCTTCGCCTGATGGCTCACTCTCCCGTCCACACCGAGTTCATGTCTGCAACGGGCGATAGGCCGGCCACACGCCGGGCGCCGGATACCACCTCATATCCCGTTTCCCGCGAGAACGGCGACATCATGCCCGACACAAAACAGAACCCGACTATGAGCGCAAAGGAGTCGCCCTTTGCCAAGTCATGGGTGCACTTTGTCGCCGGAGGGTATGTTCTGAacctttccctccctccgtGTCTCTCTTCCGAAACTGAcatctcttttcttctcctttctCTAGTGTCGGAGGCATGACAGCAGCGACCCTTACAGCACccctcgacgtcctcaagACCCGTCTACAGTCCGATTTTTACCAAGCCCAGCTCCGAGCCTCCCATCAGGCCCGcgcccaggccgtcggcaCCATGAGTCCCTTTAGGGCAGCCATCTTCCACCTCCGGGAAACGTTCCAAATTCTCGGCTCCGTCTACAAGATTGAAGGGCCCCGCGCGCTTTTCAAGGGCCTCGGCCCaaacctcgtcggcgtcatcccTGCTAGGAGCATTAATTTCTACACCTACGGCAATGGCAAGCGTTTGATCGCCGAGTATGGCAACGATGGGAATGAGTCGGCCTGGGTCCACCTGTCAGCCGGCGTACTAGCGGGCATCACAACGAGTACGGTGACGAATCCCATCTGGCTCGTCAAGACGCGGCTGCAGCTTGACAAGAACGTCGCGCAACAGAAGGGCGGCTTGCACAGGCGACAGTATCGCAACAGCATGGACTGTATCAGGCAGGTTCTACGCACGGAAGGATTCACCGGCCTGTACAAGGGCATGAGTGCGAGTTACTTGGGTGTGGCCGAGAGCACTTTGCAATGGGTACTTTATGAGCAGATAAAGAACCGACTGGCGGCAAGGGAGGAGCGCATTGTCGCGAGCGGAAGGGAAAAGACGTTTTGGGACCAAACAGTGGACTGGATGGGAAATGCCGGTGCTGCCGGCGGTGCTAAGCTGGTCGCGGCCATCTTGGCTTATCCTCACGAGGTATGGAGTCATATTCAatgattttttttttttttgggagACAAGCAGCTAACACTACCGGCCTAGGTTGCACGGACAAGATTACGACAGGCACCCTTAGCCAACGGACAACTCAAGTACACTGGCCTCTGGCAGTGCTTCCGCGTTGTATGGATTGAAGAGGGCTTCATGGGACTCTACGGTGGTCTTACCCCTCACCTAATGCGCACCGTCCccagcgccgccatcatgtTCGGTATGTACGAGGGCATGCTGCGCATCTTTGGGGCCCCCAATAAAGCCGCCGCGAGCTTGTAATTTCGTTGCAGGGGAGAGGTCCTGCAGGCTCGGACaatggacgacgacaatcAGCCATTCGTCGTTTTAACGATGGTCTGGCTCAACAGCACTTCTCGACTACCGCCGGCGTGTCGCTCAGACCCACCAACTGCGACGATCCGGAACATTTTGATGTAAAAACACAACCTTCTGTACTATATGAATCACAAACCGCCAACTATCGATGATGATCGCAACTCTGAGACGGACGAACCGGCAGACGAGGGAACTCAGCAAAAGCTTGGCGTAACAACAACAAATATCCTCCTCACGTTGCAGACAACTTGGCACTCAAAAGAAGCTCCCCAGGGGGGAATCACTCCTACATGTACGATACGGAACAAGAGCGACTTTAGATTTGATTTTGATGGGAAACAGGTCCCATGGTTGGGATGGCTAGCCCGCCGAGGAAAAGCGGTTTTCTACCGAGTCTCGCAGGCATCTAGGCGGGAGCATCAGGTGGCGTTTCATGGGAAGGCCAAAAGCACATGTGTTTCCAAGAATGAAATACTGCACCTGGCCATAGCTTCCCAACAGGCCAGAGGCATCCTCTAACGGAGGATGCATTCTCTGTACAATAATGTATTTACAAAAACCCAAATCAGAGGCAtcacctacctacctacctacctacctactacGACATGGAAACTAAACGTCAAAGGAGAAAGTCGTTCCTCCCATCGCTCGTTTCCTGGCGCTACAGTGATGCTTTAGGTTTCAAGAGCGAGGTTCAACGTTCCGTTGGAATGAGGAATTCCAATGTCCTTGTGTCAAGAGTGAGGTTGGATGAGCATCGTTCATAGCCGCTGCTGGGAGATGATGGATCCTCTAGTCGTCTCCAAGTACCTAGTCGCCGGCCCTTACTAGGTATGGTTCAAGTGTGGTATGTGACCTCCACTTAGAAAAGCGTCTTTTACAACGCACCTGGTCGAAGTACAAGCTGACGCCAGGGGCATGCATCTCTGTGCGTCATAACACCAGCCCTCTCAATCTGCCTCATACCCTCGTGCGGTGTACAGGATGGGAGGCAAGCATTCTTAGTACTAGTCCTCCCGATGACTAAATGCTTCCTGGCGAGACGACATGGCAAGGAAAGATGATCTGAACTGCCGACAGTGCAACGGTGCTGCTGCATAGCTGTGCTTTCCACCGATACATGCCTTGCACAGGACacagagagggagaagcTCGTACGCCCGCTACAACGCAACACGAACCTCAAACTACAAAAAGTGTAATCCTTGTATACTATGATTCGCTACTCGGATAGCATAGGCAAATTATCCAGTGGTCATGATTCTCAATTTTGTAACGCCAATTTCTTCGGCCCCCTCTCCGGAGGAGAAAAGCAACGCTGATGCTGCCCGGCTCGGCGGGTTTCGTGCTCGGCGTAAGGGAAGGATATAAGAAAGTAAAACATGAACCAGGAAAAAGACTATGGGAGGGGGATTTGACACAGCCCACAAAGTCCACACCAGAGAAAATGGGAGAAAGATAGACATCCTAGGCCACCAGCCCACCCACGCCACGAATGAAACCACCTCTCGGTTCGCTTTTGACCTTGTCACTCCTCCCAACGCGGATGATCATTCATAGGAAAGTGAGCTCTTCGTTGTCAGTCCTTCTAGCTGAGTATCGATGCGATGATGCTTGGGCTGTCGTTTGCGCAGTTTATTCGGCGGTCGCAAAGctgacgaggagaagctgagCCGGAGCTTCAGTCACCACGCGTTACGGTCCCAGTTGGGATCTTGTTTTCATGTGTCAGTCAATCATGGGCTTTTTCATTGGGAAGAAGTACGAAACCAACCTTGCACAAACGCGGCCAGGACCTTGCTGCCGGTCTGGAGCAGAGggtggccgacgacgatgcgcaGGAACTTttcgaggccggcgcggcgacCCTCGATGACATCGTCGCTGAAACGGTTCGTGAAGACCTTGCCGGGCAGAGGCGGGATAGTGACCCGGGCGCTCTCGCGCTCGAGGATGTCGCGAAAGTACTCAAAGTCGGAGTAGCGGCGGCGCACGCTCGAGGCGCGGAGCTTGAAGGCGGGGATGTTGGTGCGGCAGACGATCTCGTAGTCGGTGTACATGCTGCGGCCCATGCCGTGTGTTCGGGGGTTGCGGACCTGTGACCGGGGAGTGTCAGGAAGGACTTACGGGCGGTCGGGGGATGCGGGATAGAGCGGCTGGGTAAACGGGGCGAGGAAGACAACTGGATGATCccaaaagggggggagggctcCTGCTACTGTTGGTGCTGGCTGTTGCGAGCCATATCGGGCTTCTCACCTCGATCTCGAGAAAGTTCTCGGGCGGGCCGTAGATCTCGTCGAATGACTGCTGTCGGTTGTCCGGCATTGCCTGCATGATGGGCCGATGGAAGCGCGGCGAGGCCTGGCTTCCCGTCTGTGAGCCGGTCGGGGATGTGGGAGAGGTAGGCTCAGCGCTGGTCGCGCGAGCGGCGTTCTGGCTTCTGGAATCCGTTTTGACGGCTTCCCAACGGAGAGTGATTCAATCGTCGAGGTGCCTGTTCCCAAGGGGGGTGGGTTGTCGACACAGGAGACGGTGTGTCGATGGGTCGAAGTGACTGACGTTCTTGTCGATTTGGATCTGGGTGGACGGATCGGCCCTCGTCTTCCCGGTTCGCGATGCGTGACTGAAACACTATATGGACTGCTGCGATCTGGAAATTGTGGTGGTGATGTCGTAGTCGAAGTTAAGTTGCTTTGGTGAAAAGTCGAGGTGGGAAAGTAAGGTGGGGGAAAGGTGCGAATGTGGCCGATTACGACAGAAAGACAAGGACGCACAGCGTTGTTTAGCTGGGATTTGCGGGGGAGCAATCACCAGTGACCAGCCCAGGCTCGGCCGCAGCCGCAACGAGGGCCGATTCAGCCATTTCAAGGCAGGAGACTGAGCCGATGTACCAACGTCTGGGAGGTGGGGGCGCCCTTTGGAACTGGAGCGGGAGCGGTGCCCGATTGAGTAGGTGGGGGGCGACTACCTACAAAGCTGTTTGAACTGCCGTTTTCCCCTGCAATCGACTAATGAGACTTACACATGGTCAACACATACAGATGGTAAAATCACAACCAAAAGGGCCCAATGGAGATGGATTGCGTTTGGATTTCTCGGGTAGTGCTACATGTATGCTAGTTAGCCCACTTCTCAAACTCCGAGGCTGTTTGTACATTGCAGATTGTCCTCCACCGACCGATCTTGATCCATTCCCGCTGCCTTTTCGACTCGCATACGCCTGCATACAAATACAATAATCGCAACATGCAATCTGATGCCCACTCTAAAGCACCGAGCTTGCATCTCCTGGGTGGTGGCCACCCGTGATTCTGGACAACCACCTCCCGTCGCATCGCACCGATTACGGCGATTGTGTATTTGGACTGAAGGAGGAATTCTGGTGCGTTAAATAAGCCCTCTGAATGCAAGCAAACAACCACTAAACGCCAAATTCTCACCTCCAAGCCGAGCCTCTATGCATGTTTACATAAGTGTCTGCTGCCGTGGGTCGTTGAGGTAGGGTAGCCCCTTCGGAGCCATATGTATTCAGACAAGCCACGGAGGATTTGATAATCAGGTCCGAGCTGCGCGTGACATCAAACGGCGATCGACTGGTTGATTGTGTTCCATGTTTACGACATGGTCGTTATACCGTATCAGCCTACTTCTTGTCGGCAAACCTCTGGTGAATAGCACGGATTTGCTCCTCGACGTTCAGATTGTGAAGGTGGCTGATGTGCGCTTGGCTCTTCCCTTCTGGATTGC
Protein-coding regions in this window:
- a CDS encoding C6 finger domain-containing protein, which produces MAHAQDSQEPHKRKRDADDSGAQPAHSDRIPQPPPPQSGNASIINYLSKASACRLKLIQGEPETFSDVLGLLNQYEGMVSLYLTRANGMERQAQSSTTGVLNRHESLAANLGAKLTGPRLLKAMEGAFEGPIITNPPPAYGTAPVGWLDIVTFAKTNPDKFVLTTGHDGERTCQFYLNGLQVQILEDDWRLIMNGALDRFSSVSTAPLEEDETAEVATLEIVEQRLQVLIKKADEIAKRARQLNYHLSGRRAGINSRHGGQQGSSSAFQSVNHVRGHVPHGSGYDLHADLLQQFLSSSQAYPPRVPSSAGLETAHSTGQHTPPATNPHPHSLPLQGRPAVMHTPVVPQRDSSYDPSSAHRGIITARIEKLNKGDQIWPPCDRCRRLKSPCIKHLTACQGCTKKHAKCGWKTITEEEIAWLNREASSSTDEAHAEQSPVHQAPVRLLRYDPTQDDGRSNEAPPVSKNLMPGGDASRPASRGQQDHHQRSPLDQGSRSRTSSFMDVEHEPPPPNQKAWMLEPQRGEQLPSIKRDLLLSHMASAATAAADARDANSTTSASSMAGR
- a CDS encoding Mitochondrial carrier protein rim2; this encodes MAHSPVHTEFMSATGDRPATRRAPDTTSYPVSRENGDIMPDTKQNPTMSAKESPFAKSWVHFVAGGVGGMTAATLTAPLDVLKTRLQSDFYQAQLRASHQARAQAVGTMSPFRAAIFHLRETFQILGSVYKIEGPRALFKGLGPNLVGVIPARSINFYTYGNGKRLIAEYGNDGNESAWVHLSAGVLAGITTSTVTNPIWLVKTRLQLDKNVAQQKGGLHRRQYRNSMDCIRQVLRTEGFTGLYKGMSASYLGVAESTLQWVLYEQIKNRLAAREERIVASGREKTFWDQTVDWMGNAGAAGGAKLVAAILAYPHEVARTRLRQAPLANGQLKYTGLWQCFRVVWIEEGFMGLYGGLTPHLMRTVPSAAIMFGMYEGMLRIFGAPNKAAASL
- a CDS encoding PX domain-containing protein, which codes for MQAMPDNRQQSFDEIYGPPENFLEIEVRNPRTHGMGRSMYTDYEIVCRTNIPAFKLRASSVRRRYSDFEYFRDILERESARVTIPPLPGKVFTNRFSDDVIEGRRAGLEKFLRIVVGHPLLQTGSKVLAAFVQDPNWDRNAW